One Streptococcus sp. VT 162 genomic window, TTGCCTGATTCCAGACCAATCAAGAGGTCATCATCACTGGTACCCGTATATTCAAATTGATAGTTTGCCAACTTCTCATCAACAGCCTTCAAAACAGCTACCTCATAACCATCTGATTCCCCTTTTTCATTGACAAAGTCATAAGGTACATAGTTTTGTGTATGGGCAACCTTCAAGGTTATAACTTCAGCAGACGAAGCCGTTTCTCCCTCCTTGGCTGGAGCGCCAACTAAACTTCTCCCGATAATCGTTGCCCCAATTACTGCAACAACTGCTACACCACCGATAATCCATGCTTTTTTACTCATCTTTTTCTCCTTTAGTTTTCAAGCGCTTCTCTCACCCACTGGATACGTTCAACTGCGATATCACTTGGAATGGTACAATCTGCCCCAAGTACCAAGCCCTGTTCCCCAGCTTCTGCAACTAGTTTCTTTGCCTCAGCCTGAATGGCATCCTTGCTACCAGTATACAGCAAGCCTGTCTTGCCATTTTCGAATCCTCCAAGAACCGTACGTCCCTTGAAAATCTCACGACCTTCCTTGAGAGTGATTCCCTCTGGTCCTACAGCCCAGTTAAAGACTTGGGCTGGGTAGTCTGCAAAAAGATGAATATCATTTCGCGCTCCCTCGTAGCCACAGATATGAAGAACAGTGACGCCACCAACAGCACTAGCTGCTTCCAGAACCGTTATCTCGCTAGGTGCAATGACGGCTTGATAATCTGCTGCTGACACTCGTTGATCTTGGATGCTTTGCACGCTGAGGTAGATTCCATCTGCACCAGCCTCTTCGATGATAGCTCGACTGAGACTAGCAATATCCTCTGCAATCACATCCAACACCTTTTTAAGGGCTTCAGGATCTTCCACCAGAAAGTCCGCAATAAGGTCATCGCCACCAGACACTTCCCCAAGCAACCACTTGAGATAGGTCACAGGAGCAAAAATATTGTAAATCGCAACGATATCTTCTGTAAACTCTTGCTTGATTTTCTTAACCAAGTTCACCTGCTCTTTTATCCAAGCATGATCTGGTCCGAGTGTTTGAATGGTCGCCAATTCTTGAAGTGATTTGCCTTTGGCAATCGCTGGATTTGGATAAGCAAAGTAGCCATCACTCATGAGTTTGATAAAGTCTGGCTGAACTTCTCGGATAAAGCGCTTATGGCCCTCAATATTCTTCTCGATAATGACTGGATTTGAGAATCCATGTAGCCATTCGTCTTCGGATGTGAAATGGTGCCAAAAACCAACTGGCACACGATCAACCTTTTCACCTCTAAATGCTTTTAAAACCCATTCTTTTTTTTCTGACATTCTTATTCTCCATTTCTTACTTTTTCAACTAATAAACTGCTTGCGATATCATTCGAGCGTAGAAAGGGAAGACTGGACTTGGAAAAATCCTGAACTCCACGACATCTCTCTCCATTTTTGCAGTGCCCATTTTTTACGACGCTTATGGCAACCAAAGCCAGCAAACCGATAACTGCAATGAAGATGCCCCATCTTTTACTTTTCATAGCTCCTCCTTTTAGAGAACAGCTGCCTGTCGAATCCAGTCCAACCTCTCTAAGTCAAAGTCATCTGGAACAGTACAGTCAGCTCCCAGAAGAACGCCTTTACTACCAGCTTCAGCCAACAACCGCCTTGTTTCATCTTGCAATTCCGCCTTGGAACCTTGATAAAGCAAGCTTTTCTTGCCATTTTCGAATCCACCTAAAACGGCCTTTCCTGGAAACAACTCTTGCCCCTGTGTCAAACTAACATCCTCATGGTGGGTCGCCCAGTTGACCACTTGAGCTGGATAGTCCTTAAATATCGTCACATCATTGCTCGCACCTTCAAAACCACAGATATGGAGGATATTGATCCCACCAACCTGATTGGCTGCTTCCAAAATCGCTATATTGCTCGGTTCGATATAGGTTTGGTAGAGTGCTGGTGTAATGCGCTCATCTTGAATTTCCTGGGTGCTGAGGTAAATCCCGTCAACACCGCCTTGCTGAATGATTTTCTGAGTTAGGGAAGCAATATCTCCTGCAATCACATCTAGAATAGCTCTAAATTGCTCAGGATTTTCAAGCAATAGATCAGCCACTTCCCTATCTCCTCGAGAAGTTTCTGTACGGAACCAGCGCTTGAGGTAGGAGATCGGCGAAAAGATATTGTAGAAAGAAGCAATCTCTTCGGTAAAGGTCTCTCGAATCGCTTGTACCACTTCCACCTGTTGCTGAATCCATGGGTTGTTGCTGAATCCATGGGTGTTCCTCACCAATCGACTCAATAGAAGTCAGCTCCTGAATGCTTGCAATCTTAGGACTATAGACATTACTTGGATAAAGGAAAAAACCGTCGCTCATAATTTTGACAAAATCAGGGCGAATCCTTCCCACATAGTTGCGATGCCCGTCAACACTTTTTTGAAAGATACGTGGATTATTTAATCCCTGCCCCTTTTCTTCGAGTGTTACAAAATGAAACCAAAATCCCACAGGAACTCTTTCCACTTCATCGCCTCGAATCGCTCTAAAGACTAGATCTCTTTTACTTGCCATACCTCTCTCCTTCCATTTGGATTGAAACCATCTTACCACTCCTTTTCCCCTTTTCCCAATATATATTGACTATCAACTCGATTGGAAATTTTTATATCTATGAAGAAAAAAATCCCTGAAAAGCTTGATGTTACTAGCCTTTCAAAGATTCACTTTATTTTCATCTATTTTTCAAAAAGGAACTGATATAGATTTTCTATCAAGCCGATTGAATTTTTTTATATCCATCTTCATTCCAAAATTAAGTACATAATTTTATCCTAATACCAAATTACTACTGAAAAATTTCTTTTCTCTCGATATTTCCTTGCACAAATCCCATGAAAACGCTACAATATTAATAGACTATTATTAGGAGGATGGGATTATGAAAATATCCAAAGTTACCATTACAATTGCTTCTACACTTACTTCCGTCATTTTACTGACTGGCT contains:
- a CDS encoding uroporphyrinogen decarboxylase; protein product: MSEKKEWVLKAFRGEKVDRVPVGFWHHFTSEDEWLHGFSNPVIIEKNIEGHKRFIREVQPDFIKLMSDGYFAYPNPAIAKGKSLQELATIQTLGPDHAWIKEQVNLVKKIKQEFTEDIVAIYNIFAPVTYLKWLLGEVSGGDDLIADFLVEDPEALKKVLDVIAEDIASLSRAIIEEAGADGIYLSVQSIQDQRVSAADYQAVIAPSEITVLEAASAVGGVTVLHICGYEGARNDIHLFADYPAQVFNWAVGPEGITLKEGREIFKGRTVLGGFENGKTGLLYTGSKDAIQAEAKKLVAEAGEQGLVLGADCTIPSDIAVERIQWVREALEN
- a CDS encoding enoyl-CoA hydratase, with translation MKSKRWGIFIAVIGLLALVAISVVKNGHCKNGERCRGVQDFSKSSLPFLRSNDIASSLLVEKVRNGE